The Xenopus laevis strain J_2021 chromosome 7S, Xenopus_laevis_v10.1, whole genome shotgun sequence genome includes a window with the following:
- the LOC121396211 gene encoding protein kinase C delta type-like, with protein MLASLGDRRPYVAVKSVSKQEAPNYSNILSESQVLNIARHSPFLCQGYAAFQTQWHAFYVMEFLSGGSLEDELNRHGTLSMDRVRFHSAEMICGLQYLHGLGIIHRDIKPMNILLDHQGHVKICDFGLAKQSLFDGDLTTGWAGTIEYMAPEILNRKTYNAAVDWWSLGITICKIATGKSPFHNSGNKNQLICSIKNHEPEIPDWLDEDLKHLLGQLLEKNRKQRLGVRGNIRCHPFYKSIDWVALEEERLQPPYQPRTPSPELFQPYKEKLSFLEYKEDEGTSGDRDTIPGFSFQSSTWLT; from the exons ATGCTGGCTTCGTTAGGAGACCGGAGGCCATATGTGGCTGTAAAATCTGTCAGCAAACAAGAGGCCCCAAATTACAGCAACATTCTCTCAGAGTCTCAAGTGCTGAACATCGCCAGACACAGCCCATTTCTTTGCCAAGGCTATGCCGCTTTTCAAACCCAG TGGCATGCCTTCTATGTAATGGAGTTCCTGAGTGGGGGAAGCCTTGAGGATGAGCTGAATCGACACGGGACGCTGTCCATGGACAGAGTACG GTTCCATTCTGCGGAGATGATCTGTGGCCTACAATACCTGCACGGCCTCGGGATTATCCATCG AGACATCAAACCCATGAACATTCTATTGGACCATCAAGGACACGTTAAAATCTGTGACTTTGGCCTGGCAAAGCAGAGCCTCTTTGATGGAGACCTAACAACTGGCTGGGCCGGAACCATAGAATACATGGCCCCGGAG atCCTGAACAGAAAAACATACAACGCAGCAGTAGACTGGTGGTCATTGGGCATCACCATCTGCAAAATAGCCACTGGCAAGTCACCGTTTCATAACAGCGGGAACAAGAATCAGCTCATTTGTTCCATCAAAAACCATGAACCTGAGATACCTGATTGGCTGGATGAAGATCTAAAACATCTTCTGGGGCAG CTGCTAGAAAAGAATCGGAAGCAACGCCTTGGTGTTCGAGGAAACATCAGATGCCACCCATTCTACAAATCCATCGATTGGGTGGCGCTGGAAGAGGAAAGATTACAACCCCCTTACCAGCCGAGAACA CCATCACCTGAGCTATTCCAGCCGTATAAAGAGAAGCTGTCATTCCTGGAGTACAAGGAGGATGAAGGAACATCAGGAGACAGGGACACCATTCCCGGCTTCTCATTTCAAAGTTCCACCTGGCTGACGTAA